The proteins below are encoded in one region of Clostridium pasteurianum DSM 525 = ATCC 6013:
- the tig gene encoding trigger factor, whose product MNAKMEKVENNVVKLEITVEAEKFNEAVQKAYKKNSKKFNVPGFRKGKAPLSIIKKYYGEGVFYEDAINFCCDDTYPIALKENDINPVDYPEIDIVEIGEGKDLVYTAKVTVTPEVELGEYEGVEVKKVEYPVTEEDIDNELKATQEKNARIETKEENEAVEKGNIAVIDFKGSVDGVAFEGGEATDYSLEIGSGAFIDNFEDQLIGLKKGETKDVEVTFPEEYGKEELNGKKAVFNVTIKEIKIKELPEIDDEFVKEVSEFDTLEELKNDIKTKKEESNNEKAKAEYEDHVVDAVCDNAKVDIPEVMIKNETDQMIKELEMKLKYQGLDLDSYYKFTNSSEEKVRDYMKETAEKRVKTRLVIEKIAAVTEIKPTEEELLEKATEAAKQYGTKDVEKMAKVLLDAQRPMLEQDLTNGKVIDLLVEKSKAID is encoded by the coding sequence ATGAACGCTAAAATGGAAAAAGTAGAAAATAACGTGGTTAAACTTGAAATAACAGTTGAAGCAGAAAAATTTAATGAAGCAGTTCAAAAAGCATATAAAAAGAACAGCAAAAAGTTTAATGTACCTGGATTTAGAAAAGGAAAAGCACCTTTATCTATAATTAAGAAATACTATGGAGAAGGAGTATTTTATGAAGATGCAATAAACTTCTGTTGTGACGATACATATCCAATAGCTTTAAAAGAAAATGATATAAACCCTGTTGACTATCCAGAAATTGATATAGTTGAAATTGGTGAAGGAAAAGATCTTGTATATACAGCTAAAGTAACTGTAACTCCAGAGGTTGAACTTGGAGAATACGAAGGTGTTGAAGTTAAAAAAGTAGAATATCCTGTAACAGAGGAAGACATAGATAACGAATTAAAGGCTACACAGGAAAAAAATGCAAGAATAGAAACAAAAGAAGAGAATGAAGCCGTAGAAAAAGGCAATATAGCAGTAATTGATTTTAAAGGATCTGTAGATGGAGTAGCCTTTGAAGGCGGTGAAGCTACTGACTATTCACTAGAGATAGGTAGTGGTGCCTTTATAGATAATTTTGAAGATCAGCTTATTGGACTAAAAAAAGGTGAAACAAAAGATGTAGAAGTTACTTTCCCAGAGGAATATGGTAAAGAAGAATTAAATGGTAAAAAAGCTGTATTTAACGTAACTATAAAGGAAATAAAGATAAAAGAATTACCTGAGATAGACGACGAATTTGTAAAAGAAGTATCAGAATTTGATACTCTTGAAGAACTTAAAAATGATATAAAGACAAAAAAAGAAGAAAGTAATAATGAAAAAGCAAAAGCAGAATATGAAGATCATGTAGTAGATGCAGTATGTGATAATGCAAAAGTTGATATTCCAGAAGTTATGATAAAAAATGAAACAGATCAAATGATTAAAGAATTAGAAATGAAATTAAAATATCAAGGATTAGATTTAGATTCTTATTATAAATTTACAAATAGCTCAGAAGAAAAAGTTAGAGATTACATGAAAGAAACTGCTGAAAAGAGGGTTAAAACAAGACTTGTCATTGAAAAAATAGCTGCTGTTACAGAGATTAAACCTACAGAAGAAGAATTGCTAGAAAAGGCAACAGAGGCAGCTAAGCAATATGGAACTAAAGATGTGGAAAAAATGGCAAAAGTACTTTTAGATGCACAAAGACCTATGCTTGAACAGGATTTAACAAATGGCAAAGTTATAGATTTATTAGTAGAGAAAAGTAAGGCAATTGATTAA
- the carA gene encoding glutamine-hydrolyzing carbamoyl-phosphate synthase small subunit — protein MKGILYLEDGTIYNGDGFGKIGTSVGELVFNTCMTGYQEVLTDPSYAGQIINMTYPLIGNYGTNSFENESDKVYAKGFVVKSVCNNPSNYMNEASLDDMLKSMNIVGVYNVDTRSITKKVRNVGSMKCVISNEEFSVEKLKDIMEKTELSKSYVRDVSPKAVKHIPGTGSKVALMDFGAKQNIIENLKQRNCDITIFPYDATYNDIMDISPDGLFLSNGPGDPKAIPETIETVSHLMKVLPTFGICLGHQILALAVGGDTYKLKFGHRGGNHGIYDIERDKAYITSQNHGYAVDEKSIESKGMIVTHRNLNDNTVEGMKHKSLPVFSVQFHPEGAPGPIDTAYLFDKFITIMDGTINDKAM, from the coding sequence ATGAAAGGCATATTATATTTGGAAGATGGAACAATATATAACGGAGATGGTTTTGGAAAAATTGGAACATCTGTTGGTGAATTAGTTTTTAATACCTGTATGACTGGATATCAGGAAGTACTTACTGACCCATCTTACGCAGGACAAATAATAAATATGACATATCCTTTGATTGGTAATTACGGAACAAATTCTTTTGAAAATGAATCAGATAAGGTATATGCTAAAGGCTTTGTGGTAAAATCTGTATGTAATAATCCATCAAATTATATGAATGAGGCTAGCTTGGATGATATGCTTAAAAGTATGAATATAGTTGGAGTTTACAATGTAGATACTAGGTCTATTACAAAAAAAGTAAGAAATGTAGGATCTATGAAGTGTGTAATATCAAATGAAGAATTCTCTGTAGAAAAACTTAAGGATATTATGGAAAAAACAGAACTTAGCAAAAGTTATGTTAGAGATGTAAGTCCAAAAGCTGTTAAGCATATTCCAGGAACCGGTTCTAAAGTTGCATTAATGGATTTTGGAGCTAAGCAGAATATAATTGAAAACTTAAAGCAGAGAAATTGTGATATTACAATATTTCCCTATGATGCTACTTATAATGATATTATGGATATAAGCCCAGATGGATTATTCTTAAGCAATGGTCCTGGAGATCCAAAAGCTATACCAGAAACAATTGAAACAGTAAGTCATTTAATGAAGGTTTTACCTACCTTTGGTATATGCCTTGGACACCAAATATTAGCACTAGCTGTAGGTGGAGATACTTACAAGTTGAAGTTTGGTCATAGAGGTGGAAATCATGGAATTTATGATATTGAAAGAGATAAAGCTTATATAACTTCTCAAAATCATGGCTATGCAGTAGATGAGAAAAGTATAGAAAGCAAAGGTATGATAGTGACTCATAGAAACCTTAATGATAACACTGTTGAAGGAATGAAACATAAATCTTTACCAGTTTTTTCAGTACAATTTCATCCAGAAGGAGCACCGGGACCAATAGATACAGCTTATTTATTTGATAAATTCATAACTATTATGGATGGAACTATTAATGACAAAGCAATGTAA
- a CDS encoding sugar phosphate isomerase/epimerase family protein: protein MEIGLSSAVFYPNIKTEDSIKLISDLGFTCAEVFLNSPFEYENDFIKKLTYIKESCGLKINSVHSFSSSFEPYLFDAYKRRRRDMLKFFEMVCKAGSSLGASCYTFHGMRNGPTDFISKDLIHDVYNNLTYIAGENDIKLAQENVSWCMSSNLEYLQDLKDNCRYPLYFTLDIKQAYRAGVNPLEYLNIMDKDLINFHINDRNDIYSCLLPGDGDVDFQSIFSKIKSLNYKGNAIMEVYSNNYTSYEDIKKSKRYLEKFV, encoded by the coding sequence ATGGAGATTGGGTTATCGTCAGCAGTTTTTTATCCAAATATAAAGACAGAGGATAGTATAAAATTAATTTCTGATTTAGGATTTACCTGTGCTGAGGTGTTTCTAAATAGTCCTTTTGAGTATGAAAATGATTTTATTAAAAAGCTTACATATATAAAAGAAAGTTGTGGATTAAAAATAAATAGTGTACATAGTTTTTCATCTTCTTTTGAACCCTATCTTTTCGATGCATATAAAAGGAGAAGAAGAGATATGTTAAAGTTTTTTGAAATGGTATGTAAAGCAGGAAGTTCTTTAGGAGCAAGTTGTTATACCTTTCATGGCATGAGAAATGGACCAACAGATTTTATAAGTAAAGATTTAATACATGATGTGTATAATAATCTTACATATATAGCAGGAGAAAATGATATAAAATTAGCTCAGGAAAATGTGTCTTGGTGTATGTCCAGTAACCTTGAGTATTTACAGGATTTAAAGGATAACTGTAGATACCCTTTGTACTTTACCCTTGATATTAAGCAGGCTTATAGAGCAGGAGTAAATCCATTAGAATATTTAAATATTATGGATAAAGATTTAATAAATTTCCATATTAATGATAGGAATGATATATACTCTTGTCTGCTGCCTGGAGATGGTGATGTAGATTTTCAAAGCATATTCAGTAAAATCAAGTCATTAAATTACAAAGGAAATGCTATAATGGAGGTATACAGTAATAATTATACTTCTTATGAGGATATAAAAAAATCTAAAAGATATCTAGAAAAATTTGTTTAA
- the carB gene encoding carbamoyl-phosphate synthase (glutamine-hydrolyzing) large subunit, whose translation MPLDKTIKKALIIGSGPIIIGQAAEFDYSGTEAIKAIKEEGIETVLVNSNPATIMTDYHISDKVYIEPLTVEALEKIIAFEKPDGILAGFGGQTALNLAMKLRDEGILEKYNVRLLGVNSEAIKKAEDREEFKNLMEEINEPIPKSIIATHVDECIEFVNNYGFPVIIRPAYTLGGTGGGIAENMEELIEIASMGIEMSPIDQILLEQSVAGWKEIEYEVIRDKKDNCIIICNMENIDPVGVHTGDSIVVAPSQTLRDTEYQMLRNAAIKIIRNLKIEGGCNIQYALDPKSNNYIVIEVNPRVSRSSALASKAAGYPIAKIAAKIAIGYSLDELRNYVTKNSSACFEPALDYCVVKIPKWPFDKFSTALRTLGTQMKATGEVMAIDRTFHNALLKAVTSLEGKFSALRIDAFEALDVDTLIDKIKKQDDERIFAIAEIMRKGISIDEIHNVTKIDKWFLESIKLIVNTEFKLKEDPSEENIIDAKKMGFTIKEISRLTKITESKILDVLNDNNVKPVYKMVDTCSGEFEADTPYYYSCYEEEEEDTISEEQKIIVLGSGPIRIGQGIEFDYCCVHGVWGIKDAGFKSIIINNNPETVSTDFDTADKLYFESLYIDNVLDIIDKEKPYGVIVQFGGQTAINLAEKLYKKGIKILGTSFKSIDLAEDREKFSELLNNIDIPLPKGFSVTNMNEAYKAVEALGYPVLVRPSYVIGGRAMQVVHDRDTLEKYMKEAVNLSTEHPVLIDKYIRGTEIEVDAISDAENVLIPGIMEHVERTGVHSGDSITMYPTRTLSKDVLNTLKEYTEKIVKALAIKGLVNIQYVFDGENVYVIEVNPRASRTVPILSKVTGIPMVKLAVEIILGKKLKELGYGIGINENHKLCAVKIPVFSNEKLVDVDTYLGPEMKSTGEVLGVGHDFESAIYKGFCAANYQIPKKGNIYVSLKDIDKLEALEVIKKYIELGFNIIASEGTGKFLRDKNTECTIKPLSDIIDNLIENKIAFIIDSPTKGNNINTLGFKLRRKAAEHRIPVFTCIDTANIFVTAVNYKISGKDVEYSSMNKYFVK comes from the coding sequence ATGCCTTTAGACAAAACTATAAAAAAAGCTCTTATTATTGGATCAGGTCCAATAATTATCGGTCAAGCGGCTGAATTTGATTATTCAGGTACAGAAGCCATTAAAGCCATAAAAGAAGAGGGAATAGAAACTGTCCTTGTAAATAGTAATCCAGCTACTATAATGACAGATTACCATATATCAGATAAAGTATATATAGAACCTTTGACTGTGGAAGCATTAGAAAAAATAATAGCTTTTGAAAAGCCTGACGGAATATTAGCAGGTTTTGGCGGCCAAACAGCTCTTAATCTTGCTATGAAACTAAGAGATGAGGGAATTCTTGAAAAATATAATGTAAGGCTTCTAGGTGTAAATAGTGAAGCTATAAAAAAAGCTGAGGATAGAGAAGAATTTAAAAATCTTATGGAAGAAATAAATGAGCCTATACCTAAAAGTATAATTGCTACTCATGTTGATGAATGTATTGAATTTGTCAATAATTATGGGTTTCCAGTAATTATAAGACCGGCATATACACTAGGTGGAACTGGCGGCGGAATAGCAGAAAATATGGAAGAGTTGATTGAAATAGCCAGCATGGGAATCGAAATGAGTCCTATAGATCAGATACTTCTAGAACAAAGTGTTGCTGGATGGAAGGAAATTGAGTATGAGGTAATTAGAGATAAAAAAGATAACTGTATAATTATATGTAATATGGAAAATATTGATCCTGTGGGTGTTCATACTGGAGACAGTATAGTTGTAGCACCTTCACAGACTTTGAGAGATACAGAATACCAAATGCTTAGAAACGCAGCCATAAAGATTATAAGAAATCTTAAAATAGAAGGTGGCTGTAATATACAATATGCATTGGATCCAAAAAGTAATAATTATATAGTAATAGAAGTAAATCCTAGGGTAAGCCGTTCCAGTGCATTGGCATCTAAGGCTGCAGGCTATCCAATAGCTAAGATAGCTGCTAAAATAGCTATTGGATATAGTTTAGATGAACTAAGAAATTATGTTACTAAAAATTCCAGTGCTTGTTTTGAGCCAGCTTTAGATTATTGTGTTGTAAAGATACCAAAATGGCCTTTTGACAAATTCAGTACAGCCCTTAGAACACTTGGTACACAGATGAAAGCTACGGGAGAGGTAATGGCCATAGATAGAACTTTCCACAATGCTCTTTTAAAGGCTGTTACATCTTTAGAGGGGAAATTTAGTGCCCTTAGAATTGATGCTTTTGAAGCATTAGATGTGGACACTCTTATAGATAAAATAAAGAAACAGGATGATGAGAGAATTTTTGCTATAGCAGAAATTATGAGAAAAGGTATTTCAATAGATGAGATCCATAATGTAACTAAAATAGATAAATGGTTCTTAGAAAGCATTAAATTAATAGTAAACACAGAATTTAAGCTTAAGGAAGATCCATCAGAAGAAAATATAATTGATGCCAAAAAAATGGGATTTACAATAAAAGAAATAAGCAGACTTACAAAAATAACTGAAAGTAAAATATTAGATGTTTTAAATGATAATAATGTTAAACCAGTTTATAAAATGGTAGATACCTGCAGTGGAGAATTTGAAGCTGATACTCCTTATTATTATTCATGTTATGAAGAGGAAGAAGAAGATACTATTTCAGAAGAACAAAAAATAATAGTTTTAGGTTCTGGACCTATAAGAATAGGTCAGGGAATTGAATTTGATTATTGCTGTGTTCATGGAGTTTGGGGTATTAAAGATGCTGGGTTTAAATCTATAATTATAAATAATAATCCAGAAACGGTAAGTACAGATTTTGATACAGCAGATAAATTGTACTTTGAATCACTATACATAGATAATGTTCTTGATATTATTGATAAGGAAAAACCTTATGGTGTCATTGTACAATTTGGTGGTCAAACGGCTATAAATCTTGCAGAAAAACTTTATAAAAAAGGTATAAAGATTCTTGGAACTTCCTTTAAATCCATAGATTTAGCTGAGGATAGAGAAAAGTTTAGTGAACTCTTAAATAATATAGATATACCATTACCTAAAGGTTTTTCGGTAACAAATATGAATGAAGCCTATAAAGCAGTTGAAGCTTTAGGATATCCTGTACTGGTTAGACCTTCTTATGTAATAGGAGGAAGAGCTATGCAGGTAGTACATGATAGAGATACTCTTGAAAAATATATGAAAGAAGCGGTTAATTTATCTACAGAGCACCCTGTACTCATAGATAAGTATATAAGGGGAACAGAGATAGAAGTAGATGCAATTTCAGATGCTGAAAATGTATTAATACCAGGTATTATGGAACATGTAGAAAGAACTGGAGTACATTCAGGAGACAGTATAACAATGTATCCAACTAGAACTCTTTCAAAAGATGTGCTTAATACATTAAAAGAATATACAGAGAAAATTGTAAAGGCGCTTGCAATCAAAGGACTTGTAAATATACAATATGTATTTGATGGAGAAAATGTATATGTAATAGAAGTAAATCCAAGAGCCTCTAGAACAGTACCTATTTTAAGTAAGGTTACTGGAATACCTATGGTAAAACTTGCTGTAGAAATCATACTTGGTAAGAAGCTCAAAGAACTTGGATACGGTATTGGTATTAATGAAAATCATAAATTATGTGCAGTGAAAATACCTGTATTTTCTAATGAAAAGTTAGTGGATGTAGATACTTATCTAGGACCTGAAATGAAATCTACCGGTGAAGTGCTTGGGGTAGGTCATGATTTTGAATCTGCAATATATAAAGGATTCTGTGCAGCAAATTATCAGATACCTAAAAAAGGTAATATATATGTATCTTTAAAAGATATAGATAAATTAGAAGCCTTAGAAGTAATTAAAAAATATATTGAATTAGGCTTCAATATAATTGCCTCTGAAGGAACAGGAAAATTTTTAAGAGATAAAAATACAGAGTGTACTATAAAACCATTATCTGATATAATAGACAATCTTATTGAAAATAAAATAGCCTTCATAATTGATTCACCTACTAAAGGAAATAATATTAATACTTTAGGATTTAAACTTAGAAGAAAGGCAGCAGAACATAGAATACCCGTATTTACCTGTATAGATACTGCAAATATATTTGTAACGGCTGTAAACTATAAAATATCAGGTAAAGATGTGGAATATTCTTCTATGAATAAGTATTTTGTAAAATAA